The genomic DNA GATAGTCATATGTAAGCACCCACTTATTTTCGCATTTTTTAGAGGCTTCAGTTTTTCATATTCTTCTCGTATGGTCATTATTCCTGGCATTTCATTTTCAGATATTTGCATTTGTAGCTTACCAAATGGAGCTAAACTTAAGTCTTTTactttacttttattttcatacatttttttttgacagAAATACTAATAGCACTACAAAAATATTGATGTGCTTTGTGATATATTAACAATTACTGCCTTTCGATTCTTTTGAAATGCAAGTGTTTCTTCAGCAAAAAACTGACGACGTGAACATGTAaatgtaggtatatatatgtatatatatatgtttatatacatatgtatatgtaaagaACAGTATGGGCAATGTTGTGTGAGACAAAATAAATCGgtaaaaagttaaatttcaaaaaaaggaatgcTAGCAAGCATGAAACTTACTGAGTGttaagtaatataataagaacAGTAAAAAATGCAAtcaatgtatattttattgtaataagaaaaaaaaacaaaaatagcaCAAAATTTGTtcaataaaaacataaattaagGGGATTCCTgctgtgttttttttttttttttttacggtTTGCTCTTTTATATTTGCTACCACAATATTTGATTAGTTTCTGCtctcatattttattattattttttttcttttgttttatttgttctcttctttttcttatttccttttaatttttttttttttttatagagcCATATTCTTGTAAGTCAGCACATTACTTCTCATTactatacaataaaaaaaaaaaaaaaagagtataaATAATCCATATAATTAGTATGGTacagtatatatgtaaagcAATACATGGCTTATTACGTTGATTTTCTCAAATCAAAATAGAAAACTCAACGGTTTAATACATGTTTATGTTGTTTTTAAAgcgttacatatatacatgtgcacaTCTGTAGTAtcattttacttttcatAATGTGAGTAATAGAAGGactattaaaatgaaaaatagtTGAAAAGAGAGCATCAAAATTTAAACATAGCTATAacgaagaaaaattaattataagtGCATATGTATTTCTCAGATAATATATcgcattttttaaaatgtaagtTGAcgtatacaaacatacatgtacacagCATGagccttttttctttttcttcaccTTAATTTTGCaatgcatacataaatgtatatgtacatacatatatatattacatacgtgtacatatatatattacatacgtgtacatatatatattacatacgtgtacatatatatattacatacgtgtacatatatatattacatacgtatacatatatatatatacatatgtatgctcCAAAGCTTCCGCATCTTAATGTACGCATGTTAAAATAGGCAAGTCTGTATACTTGCTACAGGGGAGCACGCAAAGGTTTATGCAACTTACAtctctttccttttttttgttacttcTTATCCTTTTTTGATGTTGTTTCAGtcgaataatattttctttaaaaggaaaagaaaaagatgataaattacattttaaaatatgtagtAACAGTAGTTATTATACTTGaactttttcaaaaaaatgcaGCAATAAAAATTAGGACATTTCATGATTACTTAAATTTTATCGAACcatctattttaaaaagcatTTCTAAGTATCAAATAAACAcaaatttttgtattataagaaaaagggagaaatgtaattatttaaatctaAACGACCCCGTGAAAGGAGATTGCACTATTCCCACAGAGGAAGAGAATGCTAATAGGGAGCAGAAATATTTAGAAGCAAGAAATGTAAATGATGAGATTCAGAACGTTATAAACGGTGAGGAAAAGGGTAAGGAACAGAATGCAGTGGTTGGTGGGGAAGGGAATGAGCAAAGTAGTAACGAAGAGAACGACGTACACAACGAACGTCCTCATAATATAGGCAATGACAGCATCCCTAGGAACAGTAGCAAGGGAGGTGGTGAGAGCGGAACTGGTCCTTCTTGCGAAACAGGGAATGGGatagaaaaagagaaagtgAAAAGGGAATACTTAGATGGTGAAATATTAACTGAAGAGGAAATAAATGAGCACATGAAATTTCAACAATGGAGTGACAGATTGCTCCTATCGAAAGAAGAAAGTACTTATTATTACgatattgaaaataattgcgtaaatacaaaatattttgataaaataaatcaagTAAATAGTacgttttataaaaaagagtcTATCTTAAAAGACTGTTCAGTAAACTTAATaccttttcaaaataaaagagaaagtGCAGAAATGTGCCAATCTATGACAAAAGATTTTACAAATGGAAAATTAAGTTATTCCATGTTTCAAGGAGGGATTAAAAGTACCAAGGGCACAGATAAAACAAACCCTGTCAATAGTCAACTACTTGATAGCTGTCAAACTTCTAACAGTTACAGTGCTGATAAGAAAGAAATGAATATGGAGAAAGaagtaattttaaataatgaagagATAGAGCAGTTATCtgatattaatttaaataaacgaacaaatatttttttccccacACAATCCTTATTTAGTTCTGTGTACATAGGTAAAGACGCATTTAATGACTTTTTAGAAAAAGGGTTAAATTcaattaaattatgtttaaataaatatttacattattattatgaacataatttaaaatcgAATTTAGaggataaaatatttcttatgttcatattaaggtatataaaaaattatttattaaacattatatatagaacgtttcatacaaaattaataaatgaagtAGAAATTGAAAATGATTCCATTATTTATCCTAATAATAAGAAACTGATAAACAATGAAGTGTACTTAGAATTAGAAGCAGAATATGAAGAAATAGTAAACATATTAGAGCATTTTTTTGACAAAATTAGAGAtatgtttaaaataaatgagaaCGAATTAAGCGACtatttagcaaaaaaaagcgaaataataaattattccaccccatatgtattaaaaagtAATGAGGAAACCGagaaacatattaaaaatatgtggacatactttaattttaaaatatttaacaatGCACTTCcaaattttaatttgattaatttttattggaTAAACGGTAAGGTAGAAAAGTTATTAAATATACCAAATatgaaaacatataaaattgttaataaaGATTTTATGAATCTACctagtattttattatgcacTGCTTTGAAGACTTCTCCTCTTTTGTTAAATTatactatattaaaaatcATGTATGAGTATAACAGGCTGTTACAAGTGAACATATTACCAttcaaagaaataaaaaattacaataaatcaaaaaaatttgatGAAACAAAGCAGaaagttataaaatatgtacatggaATTGCAGGCTTGTTAGACAATAtagatttttattattatacaccGTATCTGGGAGACTTAAACTTAACTGACAAGGAATCAGCAaagtttttttcttatataaaagatGTTATTGGAAATAACAGTAAAATGTTTTACAGCCTggaatataataaagaattttctacttataataacaaaaaagagaaagaaacTAGCTTTTCTTCTACTCCTTCTATGTCTACTTATGGAGAAAGTTATTTTCATAACAGGAATGTAAATGCGCAAACTAGTTTTAATAATGAAGAGGAGAATGAGCATGTGCATGACTCCGGACCTGTAGGGGGGGGATCCACCTCGGGGGAGGAGTTACAATGGGAAAATGAGGTCAAAAAGGGAGGATGTGTACCATCGGAAGGAATAGCGAAAAGGGAAGAGGCTGAAGCTGTAGCTGCCGATGAGCTTGAGACTTCAGAAGAGGCCGAAGATGAGGATGATATAGTTTTCCTCCTTTTGAGGTCTAAAGTTACGAGCGATATTAATAAGGCAATCCAGATGGCTACGAATGTgcacaaaaagaaaaatgtgaGCAACTTGTGGGGACATTCATACGATGTAGTTGATTATAGTGACCCTACTTCTATTTCTCCAGAATTAAGACAAAACAACGAAGACAGAAAAGAGTCccaagaaaaaaagataatacaTGGTAATCTACAAgacaaaaatagtaatatcaAACTTCAACGTTTTAGAATACCACTAAACGAATTTGCTGGATCGCTGTTTTTATGTGATGTTAACAACTCAACGAAACATTTAACTCAAGGAATAgagaaattaaaagaattaaatgaGTTCGATttaacatatgtacataacgCATTAGTCCACTGCTGTTTACGATTTCTAAATGATAGtggaaatgaaaatgaagatGTAGATGCTAtgttgaaaaaatatgaaaaaagtgaaaaagtAGAAACgactaataatataatgacaTTACAAATGATGGTAGTTATTGGAGAACTGTTtagaaatataagaaaaatgagaACAAAGGAAAAATACTTTTTCAAAAGAATTATGCAAACAGATGTTATATCAGATTTATATAAAGACAGTAGTGtttatgatgaaaatatgaatattaataaaatggaCTATGTTATGAAAAATTTGGTAATTCAATAtcctttaaataaaaacatgttattaaataaaaaaaatagggaaGAAAttgcttattattttttaaactattatactaaatatatatttcgttTTGACTTGCCAAATAATATAGTTATTAAATTTACTGATGACATATCAGGGTTAAGTTTTTATGACTATAATTTTgattatataacaaatgatgctgttatatacatacataacgATATAAATAGCTCCTTAATTTTATCTAGAATTATTCTAGATGAGTgcctaaatatatatgagaaatacacaacatatattcataaatacgGAGGCAATTCAGATGGTTCAACTATTAAGGAAGCAAAAAGTAAGATAAAGAATTATGGGGAGGGGAACCCGTCCCAAAGACAAGAAGaaaatgcatataaaaaaaaagaaaactgtAGTAAAAAAAGAGGTGATAAGAATGGAAGCAGTTTAGGTATTGATACAAAACCAAAGATTGATGAGGAGGAAATACTTGAGAATGAGGACGAGCAGGAATGTACGGATACGACACAGTATGAGGATTATACTGAAGAAAATATCGATCCTGCAAATGTTGACCTAAACAATGTAAAGGATCTTACTGGAAGCACAAAGAGTATTTCAGAGAGTAGTTCAGAGAGCAGTGAAGAAAGCGACTCAAGTGATGAAGCAATAGATGACGAAAATGTGGACATATTtaattacttaaaaataaacaaaattaagcAGTTTATTCGATTTTTAATTGAGTATAACGACTGGCCCTTTTTTTTGGATGAAACAACAAACTTAGAGAGCTATTTAAATTCTGAAGAGTTACACATGTTTAAAAATGTGAAGCATAACAATAGTTTAAGCAATTTTTTTGTGACGTTAAAAAATGGACATATTAGTAAACAAAGGATCATGaatataattgaaaatattataaaaagagaagacTGCAAAAGTGTGTGGACCGATAAAAGAATTCCTATTAAACACATTGCAGCAGCATTGTTTACAAATAACTAcataaatttgtttaaaGTATTTCAAGGAGGTATAAAGGagttattaaaattaaaactgaATGAATTAGAttttattatgaacaaatgtaaatatgcttgtgatattatatattataaaagattAGAAGAAATTAAGTCgtctaataataatttaatttttactatgtataatgaaaatttaagttcaatagaatattattttgataaattaaaagaaaaaattatattaatgagtttaattaaaaataaagatatttttgGTATTCTCATTAATTTGATATCTGATATTTTtccaaataaaacaaaaattccAAGCGAAATAGAAAAGGAATTAAGTGTAAAATCGAAAGatcaaattaataaattaatttttttatatgataaggaaaaaaaaaaatgtggtTATACAACTTCATTAAATAGAACAAATGTAACATATAAtctttttcacttttttaataaagaaatatttaataacaaACTAAATAACGTACAAAtagaatttataaaagatgataaaatattatccACTCATGCCAATTTTGTGAACACGTTTGAAAACTCcagaatattaattaatgataatatattttcaattaatatattgtcCAATGTTCTACTAAAAGAAATGGCcgaaatatattacttttacaatgataataaaatagaaagagaaaataagTTATACCTCAAACATAATTTCAAGAGTTCCTATTTACCAgttgtatttaaatattcgAAGAGTTTCCAGGGCGTTAAAATTATGCAGCCTTTTGATTTTAACGAGAGGGAGATATATGGCAAAGCCAGAGAAAGTAGCATTAACAGGGATAACCCATCGAACCTAAATACAGTCAGCAATACGAGCATTGCTAGTAGTAGCGGTGGTACTAAGAGTGATGGTTTTAGCAGCGGTAGTTATGCCAGCAGTGAAGGCCCCACTTCGGACATGAATAAAATGTCGCAGAGAGAATATTTCGCAGCTGAGAAGGATAAATTTGATATTGAAAACTTGATTAGCAAAATTGCATCCTATGATCatgatgaaatatttaaGGAAATTATAGAATTTCGAAAAGCAAAATACAATGACAACATGGAAGTACAGAAGTGTCTGGAGGAGTACctgtatacatatgaaaaGATAAATACAGCAAAGTACTTTTCCCCCGATGGGAGCAATCAGAGTGATGaacataaagaaaaaggagaGGACAAAGGCGAAGAAATAGATATGGCTGAAGAAAAAGACATAGGTAATAGAAAAGACACATATAATGGAAAAGACATGATTAAAGGAAACACCATGGGCGAAGATAAATGTAGTGAGAACGAACAAGATaggaaagaaaaacaaagttTAGATAATGAACTATTATTTGAAcctaatgatataaaaaacatttaccttaattacatgtataaatatatagaatatgttattaaaaaaaaagagtttcCAATTACTTTTAACGATGTAAATGAGGATTGGATCAACTGTTTAACTGAATTAGAAAATCAGAAAATTTTGATGTACTCaactaaaaataatagtggtcatttatatgaattattaattaatagtAATGCTTGTTCATCTAAAAGAGCATTAAGTATTCTTGAGCAGagtttacaaaaaaataaaaataacgaaTTAACAGAATCAACTATTTCTTGTAGTGAAGATAATGATGCTCTTAAAAATTTCGATGAATTTGTTTTATggatgaataaaaataaaagaaaaaatattgaaaaattagATGAGCAAGCACTGTTAAATGATACTACAACATCTGaagacataaaaaaagacataAAAGAAGTTATAGATAACTATAATACTACTCATGATCCACAAGGAGATAAAAAACTTGATCctaataatattactattgATAACATAAAAGATTTAATTAAGAAACACAACGTTTCCAAAGAAGATATACAAGCAGCTATGAGTCAGTTGAACATGTCCGATGACTTTGATGTCGATTCGTtgtttaaataaacatatagcACCTTTTCATTTGTGTGCCTTTATATCTATACTTGCTCACCATTTCTTCTAttttctccatttttttgttaagtCGAATTATGCgattgcttttttttttttttttttttttaaactatttTCAATAAAGCATAATGCGGTGTCTTTTGGTGCTCATTGTTCTTCGTTCTTGGAGGGACTTGTTTGTAATTTTacgcatacatacacactggcttctatatatatttatgctcACTTGtgaactaatttttttttttttgtatgttgCATAACATTTGAGGCTTGATTTTTATGcgtaataaattaatataatcaaTTATTTTCCGTGCTTCTCGTGTTTCCATCATATGTAAAAAGTACATCCCCAGACGAACGTGTTGAGAAGAGTGCCAtaagcatatacatacgtgttatgtatgtgcatgtacTAATTTTGTTTACACCTCCAAAAATTAAACGACTGTGAAATagttttcatttcatttttattatcactttattttgtttttactttattttgtttttactttattttgtttttactttattttgtttttactttattttgtttttaccttactttgtttttactttatttagtttttactttattttgtttttactttattttatttttactttatattgtttttactttattatacttttcatttttagtatttaaaaaaggtttttttaaaaagtggATGTCCCATTTTTCCCTTAAACCTTTCCATTGggttcatttaaaatttctccTTATTTGCtgcttcattttttgttcctCTTTTCTTTCcccataaaaatttatgttaaaACGATTTTATATTACACATATTTGAGCGAGCATTTTACAAAAAGGGATgattgttattatatatatttttactatatttatgggtaacaaatttttctttttcttatatttaaatattttaaatattagaATGGACAAAATAGTTCACAAATTTAATTCTTCTCTTCTTAAAAGCAATATAgagaaaaagggaaaaaaaaaaaaaaattattttattcctaGAAGATTAAAGTAAACCTTTCAATTTGTAATTTTGGGGCCCTAATAAATGGATGTTCTTCCAATACATAATgcataatatatagatatatattatatatatatgtacgtatgcgtGTGTTGTGCGTAATATATGCGCTGTATAATACTGCGTTACATTTGTTGACTACTCTTGTATCCTTTATGCAGAACTGTATTactgtttaatttttattatatggaaTATACTCAACGCTGGGAGAAgttaagataaaaattagGGACTTCTCAAGGTAATACCATTTTGAACTCACGCTTTAAATGCGCTACAAGCTGTTATTTCAAACAGCACGCAAGTGAAcgtaaataaacaaaaaaatatatatataaatatatacatataagtataatgatacatacatatattttttttttattaaaaattgcaaaatcaatttttttgtaacacGTTTTGCGAAGGGAAttattaaggaaaaaaaaaaaaaaaaaaaaaaaaaattttaattagttattatttatgaGTACGCTTACCCGCTGTCACAGGTGTTGAagtttgttattttttaatttatacagAAGAGagtataagcatatatatatatgtatgtttttatttctgtatatatgtatgtacgtatgtacgttACGCGAAGCAGAGGTTACGTTTTCCCTTTCGCTACCTCGACCTTGTTTTCTACCGATAAACGAAGTATCAACGgtattttgttcataaaataatgacGCATATTGTGTTACATAACATGATATACTAAATAATACGgatgaaaagataaaaagatgaaaagCGAACAGCTAAATTTAAAAGCactaatgaaaaaattcttaggagaagaaaaggaatatataaagTTTATGAAGAAAGATAACAAAGATATCATAGTTTTTgagaaagaaaatttttatatatatagcgaTGTTCTTTGTGGTATTGaaagtagaaaaaaagaaaaatataatataggagacatttatttgttcatttgtttaccaaaaagtaattatacattttcttatattaattCGATtggttataaatatataagcatattagaaagaagtaaaattataaaaaatattgaagaCGATGAGGATAATGATGAcataaaagtaaatttttatatatatgatttaaaaaaaataattgatttACATGATTATGTGCGTGCGGAAACAGAACATATTATAGGTCTAGACCTTTTTGACATTGAAAATGTGGGAGACCTAGAGAGGgaatatgaaaatgataaCGAGAATGACAGGAAAGATTTAAAAacgaagaaaaggaaaataatagcAACTAGTGAGGGAATCAATCTCCATAGTAACAGTTATAATCAtagcagtagtaataataacaatcatagtagtagcaataataataatgacaatATTACCAAGGAGGATGGACAAAAAAGGAAGGAAAAATTGGGAGTTATCATAAAACAGGAAAGTACCACTGATAAGGACAACTACAATGTGTCGTTGCCGAGAGATGAAAATATTGTGTCTTTTGAAAACACCAAGAAAATATTCGACTCAGATAAAATACAGgattctttaatattttatgttaaaaatgATTATGCATACTcttgttcatataaaaagCCTATTATAGTAAGAGGCATTGAAATGAATGgagaaggaaaatataattttgtgGAAGAAGATTTATCATCTCTTTCATATGATCAATTAATGTACTTCAATTTTAACGAAATAAATGCAGTAAAAGAAGGGGACAACGAGACGAATAAcagttttgtttttattaaacaaaatggACCCATCTCTTATGAAGAAGATGCATCTAGTCGTTACCTCAACCTTAGCAGTGATATGAGGGGGATGAGCACGATTAAAAACGAAGACACAGATAATGTTGCCAAAAATAGATATAGTAATAATGAggagaagaagaggaagggGACGAATTACTATGAATCAAATGAAGAAAGAAAGTATGATTATTCATACACCGaagaaattaattataactttttaaatcattattatgaggataattatttgaaaaatcttttctttcaaaatttaaatttatattccataataaaaaatacgtaCTTTACAAATTTATCAAATATGGATCAAATTGAccaaaatgtaaaattaattactcaaaaattttatgacgaatatataaaatacatggaaggtaataaatatacagatTTAtgtaatggtaataataatttgaataattATGACCTGAATAATGGTTTAAAGAgttacattaatataaatgacgAAAGGAGCCTTATCGAAATTTTAGCGGCAAATGATACCTTTGAGCTAGATTTGGCCTTAAGCAAATTTGATGAACAGCCTAAAACTGAATTTAGTAAACATAGAGCAACTGACGATCATGGTAACGACAAtagcaataacaataataaccTCAATAGTAACCACAATAGTAACCACAATAGTAACCGCAATAATGGCATTGCTGCTCCATTTgcatctttaaaaaaaaggaagaggaTATTTCTTTTTAGCGAAGTCCCCCCTATCGAAATAGTCAGAAACTTTAGTAATcatgataaaataattttctttcataATTTACTGGCATTGTATATATGCTCCCTaaacagtaaaaaatattataaagaaaataaaacgGTCGTTAATTTTGTGCATAATTTTGTTCTTAATTTTGATCCCAATTTTGCAAATCGGAAGTGCCCCTTCGGGGATGATTTGATAAGGTTGAATAGTGATCCTGGTTTTACATCTGGTGAAGATACCTGCTCTGATGATATTCATATTAACGATTCGAAAAACTTCTCTTTCGAGcttaatggaaaaaataaattaaaaaaaaagggtaatCAAGAAGGTGATTCTGTGCTGATGTCAAATATCAAAAATGAGGACGAAACAGTAGAGAGGAAAAACAATAACAAAAAGGACTCACTTAATTTTCGTACTATTGACAACAACTATTTGGAGATAAAAAACAGACcgaataataaatttttatttaattacaaaTTGTCAGATACAGAAATTGATAACAACAAAGAATTAGTTAATTCTTCTCATGTTAAGGAAGTAAATGTTAAAGATTCTTACGATATAGTAGGCAAATGCTCATGTGACTACACCATgatatataactttttcgAAAAAGAgctctttaaaaaaagtagtataaaaaatgtatatataaatggtattaagaaaaatattattgtagATGATAATATTAAACCGAGTATTCAAAAGAAGACTCTAAAATTAATAGATGAAATACACttaacacataaaaaaaggcCCATCATAATATTAGAAAAGGGTAGcacaaatataattaatagaaGCAACATTGAgtcattttttcttcataataatttagaCAGTTCTTTTATACctacaataaataatagtagtaataataacccTGTTCAGAGTATAAACAAAAGCAGTGAT from Plasmodium brasilianum strain Bolivian I chromosome 10, whole genome shotgun sequence includes the following:
- a CDS encoding CDC73 domain-containing protein; translated protein: MKSEQLNLKALMKKFLGEEKEYIKFMKKDNKDIIVFEKENFYIYSDVLCGIESRKKEKYNIGDIYLFICLPKSNYTFSYINSIGYKYISILERSKIIKNIEDDEDNDDIKVNFYIYDLKKIIDLHDYVRAETEHIIGLDLFDIENVGDLEREYENDNENDRKDLKTKKRKIIATSEGINLHSNSYNHSSSNNNNHSSSNNNNDNITKEDGQKRKEKLGVIIKQESTTDKDNYNVSLPRDENIVSFENTKKIFDSDKIQDSLIFYVKNDYAYSCSYKKPIIVRGIEMNGEGKYNFVEEDLSSLSYDQLMYFNFNEINAVKEGDNETNNSFVFIKQNGPISYEEDASSRYLNLSSDMRGMSTIKNEDTDNVAKNRYSNNEEKKRKGTNYYESNEERKYDYSYTEEINYNFLNHYYEDNYLKNLFFQNLNLYSIIKNTYFTNLSNMDQIDQNVKLITQKFYDEYIKYMEGNKYTDLCNGNNNLNNYDLNNGLKSYININDERSLIEILAANDTFELDLALSKFDEQPKTEFSKHRATDDHGNDNSNNNNNLNSNHNSNHNSNRNNGIAAPFASLKKRKRIFLFSEVPPIEIVRNFSNHDKIIFFHNLLALYICSLNSKKYYKENKTVVNFVHNFVLNFDPNFANRKCPFGDDLIRLNSDPGFTSGEDTCSDDIHINDSKNFSFELNGKNKLKKKGNQEGDSVLMSNIKNEDETVERKNNNKKDSLNFRTIDNNYLEIKNRPNNKFLFNYKLSDTEIDNNKELVNSSHVKEVNVKDSYDIVGKCSCDYTMIYNFFEKELFKKSSIKNVYINGIKKNIIVDDNIKPSIQKKTLKLIDEIHLTHKKRPIIILEKGSTNIINRSNIESFFLHNNLDSSFIPTINNSSNNNPVQSINKSSDYYDSLSIIFKMFNKSVKFSFIENDKITKFTETDWKCVIAAILNSKESLKKILNIYPFQIPTALFQPFKTFVFMYNDVTIPSDLLSGSNIDIIRISRSNRKDDYIAVNKFWSNIEKFLLQRREKIFYIKKKKI